AGTTTGATGGTCAAAGTATTGAACTAGGGGTACATGCCCTAATTTAAATACTAAGGATTTAAGAAGATAGTATccttagccaggcatggttgcACACACAACTTGAAAGCCTGAAGTGGGAGGCCAGAGCActgatcacaaattcaagaccagcaaGGACAATCttagcaagaccatctcaaaataaaaagggctgggaatgcagctatgtagttcagtggtagtgcttgccagcatatgtgaggccctaggttcaatccccaccatgGCAAAAGATAGCATACTTGAATTCATATTCTAAATTACCAGAGaacattttggggggtgggtggggggtggggaggagtcaCATCTCTTTTGGACAAACATACATTATTATACAATGACATCTGACCTGGAAGAGACCAACTAACACATAGAAACATTCTTTTTATAACAATTCAGGAATTGGTTTCTTGCTGTTTCTTAATCCTTAGAAATCTAATCCACTGTCTACCACCACAAAAAATACCTCATTTCTCTGTTAGGTTTTTTTcacaacaaataagaaaaagtataACCTGCTATTCCTCACTCCCAATAACCAGCTCCACATCTGCTTATGCAAGTACCCCACTGACTTTCTCTCTCCTAATTCCCAGTTGTTTGCTCCACTGCCCTATAGTTGGGTTCTATTACAGCAACATGAGGATTCATCCAAATCAATTGGTAGTGCTTTATTAGTCATTCCCCATGGACACTGCAGACTTTAAAAAACTATCTAAATATTTGCTTgattcaggaaaataaaattaatctactATTTGAGGACCCCAAAATATGCATGTCATTAAACCAGTGCTATAAAAAGTAACACATGACTATCACAGCAAATGGAGTTTTATAGTAACTCTCCTAAACCTCTTATGGTTATTAAGTCCTGTATTTAACCTTCTTTGTGATGAAACAGAAATGACAGTTCATGACtactaaataaaatttcatagatCCTCAATTTCTCACAAAATTGACAAGGACTGGAAAATTGGGACTGCCAAACAAAATGCATGGAATGATCCTGTAAGTGCTGCAAATAAAAagggaatttgttttgttttacttaagGAAACTTACCTCAGAGTAAGATTCATTTGACTACAAAAAGGAACAGACTTTCTGAGGCCTGAAGGGATTTGTACTTGAAGACACTCCAGTCAGCAGGGGATCATGTTGAGCATTCTGCAGACAGAATTGTTTCAAGTCTGCAGCTGCCTGGGAAACCTATACACAACAAAAGAAGGGGTGGGGAGATACCAGTTAGTAaagttttaatgatttttctcaaATCTTTGAAAATACTTGTACTGAACAGCACTTCTCTTGCCTTAGAAAAAGATAGAATATACTAAATGAAAAGTAACAATCATATACCGTCTCTTAAACATTCCTTGTAAACAAAACTATAGTATGTTCTTTTGCCTGCTTATTAAAAGTTCAGTTCAAATGATTTATTAGAAACTACTATTAAAGTTTATCTACAAAGCATAGCACTTCTTGTTTATTAGTAATAGGCTGTTCAAGTACTtaacatcttttttaaattaaaagctgTACATGGTATTTTTGGAATAAACAAGAACAGTCTTAACATTCTAGCAAACTATTACTTTGTCCTGAAAGCCGTgtcattggggggaaaaaaatgctaCTGTGAATGAATATAATGTGGAATAACTAGCATGGTACATCGGTCTTCAAATTTATGTTATACTCCTTTGCATTTAGAACTAAGAGAGGCCTGCCTTCATTCACATAGTTATCTACTATTTGTATATTCTGGTAAGATGATGTATTAACAAAATAAGCATAAAACCATAAATGTGCCTTAAATCTTAGTTGAGGAGCACTGCATACACATGAAAGTCACAATTGAGACAAATACAGTTTCTAAAGGCAGCCTGCTCAGAAAGGTTGTTAAAACTGAGATTTGTTATTAGCCTTTAAAGCCACATGACAAAAGGCAGAAAGCTGTCACTGCATACAATTTTGTAACATTAACAGTTGATGGTACAATAATAGCAAAACAATAAGTTGAATGGTTCAAATATAGAACTTGGATGACTATTATGCCCCAATATCCTCAATCTTGAATTGAGATTtaggaagacagaaaagaaataatcatttgtttcattctgtcttaGTTATTCCTAAGGACACATAGCAAATGTCCATTGCTCTGGCTATGTACCCTTTGAAAGAGTTAATACCATTACCAATGTCCCCTCCACCAAAAACCCCTGTATATTCCAAGCTGTATCCCAGACCTAGTAAAAGAATCCATCATCCTGAGAATCTAAACTCTTCTCCAATCTTATTTGTATTTGGCTTATGCAACCGTCCACAATAATGAGTTCCATGTTTATTAACTCCCATGAGTAAGAAGTATCTGCACTTTTAAAATCCTTGTAACAAGTACTTTCACAAATGGCTGTGTCCCTTCCTCACTCCACTTCCCCAAAGTGTTAAAAGTAGGGGAATGGGCATTAATCAGCTTCCACAATGTTAGAGGATTTGGTTTCATTCAAATTGACCCAGTAAGAAGACAGTGCAGTgcctgtttattttctgtttcaaatgTAGGTAGGGTCCAACTTAACTCCTTTTCACAAACTACTCAAGCATGGTTATGTGCCAGCTCTACTTCTAGGCACTGAGAATAGTAAAGAACATCAAGATCCCTGCTGTTTCAGTGCTGACAGttgtgggaaaaagaaaaggttcTCTGCAGTAAAAAGAGATATCCGTTAAAAAATGACTGGGTACCAAATATTACACTGAGATGATGTGACATTTAAGCTGAGATTTCAATAACAGATCAAACCCAAAACAAGGGATCAGTGAAAATCAGCATCCCAAGCAGTGGGGAAACCTCAAACTAAAACTGGACACTGGACAAGCTGTTACCCTTCAAGGCACAATAATCACCCTCCAGAAAGTTGAAACACTAAATTGACATAACTATTAGTGTCCCTTTTCACTCTGCTGACCTACCTGTGAGAAAGTTTGTTAAGTACTTGTAATAATTTTTTCAACTGTACTCATATAAAGGTTTAAAGTAAGTGTGTGctagttttaaaataacagaaaaatcatcTACCACAGAGGCACTGATAAAATAGGTACACAATATGAAATAGAACCTAGACACATTTTGCAATGCATATGAGAAGACTCATTTAAAATCCCAAAGTGGGATGCCCTCCCCTCCTTGCTAAAGCCCTAACACCAGGCAGAAACTGAAAATTGCAAAACTGAATCATTTGTGGTGGTTTTAAAGATTCCTATCAAAAATCTACAGAAGAATTGGGTGTATGAGGCCAGGGTCAAGCTGTGAGTTGGAAAGGCAGCAGCTACTAGGATTTTCAAGGTAAAGGTCTTGGAGTATTTTACTCTGAGGACTCATTTTCTTTGGTGACAAAGGCAAAGCAGCACTGATATTTACTgtgtcgttttttttttttttttttttcttttgtctctctgaTCCTTCATGTTCTTTCCTGGTACACTTCAATCTGTGATAGAGGCACACATGAATGATAATGGTTAAGAAATGGATGACTTCAAACTTCAGATCTCAATCCAGCCAAAACAGTGACGATAAACCACTGGGATGAAGTGAGAATTTGGGGATTAGAGAAATGAACAACTATGCAGTTTACACATTAGTGAGGGAGATTCCACAATAAGACCATTGGAGTTTCTCTTCCCTCCTGAGGTTACATCGACCAAGTAAGCTAGGTCTATGACATTTCTAAATAGGAGCCCTCACTCCACAAAACATTTCAGGAAGAAATACTGACTTGCCTGATGAGTTGTAAAATCAAATCATCTTGGAACCTGGCTGTTTCTAGCAGGGTAGTGATTTATAAttcctgtgtttctttttttcaatcaCAAGTGTTTTACATGTAACCTATATATTGCACTAGAAAGAAGCCAATCtgtttaggattttaaaaataataaacacttgCTACAGCACTTCCATGTCAGGTTGTCAATACCAACATCAAcaaaagattttttcccccaaagtaaaTATCCCAAGATAAAGCCAATGCTATCGAAACATCAAAGTAAGTAAGACCAATTCTGGACCATCCTAATCACTTTCTTAGCATGTGGACCAGTAGATACACTTAAGGTGGGATCCAAGCAAATTGCCCAGGTCTGAAATGCACGCTTTGTGCGAGATTGTAAGGGACAAAGGTAGTAAGACTCCGGAAAAGTTCGAAAACAGTTATGCAAGAAAATTCGTTTTCAATTATGTGTTCAGTGGTTTGGAGAATTTGGAGGTTAAGAACCTAGTACTAATTGGAGTAGGTCTGGTAAagatctgaaatgaaaaaaagttaataagTCGGCCATGAATCAAAAGTCAAAATACCCAGTCCAGAGACGAAAATCGGTGAAGGCTGGTAAAGATGGGCGGGAAGGGAAGGGCGCGGACCAGCAGCAGCTGGCAAGGCCAGCCGAGGAGTCACagcggagggagggagggagggaaaccgGAATGCGGGCCGCTCTTTAGCCTGGAGGCCAGCCCGCCTTGGAAAGTCCTGGGGCTGAAGGGCGGACTAAGGGGGCCCTCCCAACCACCGCGGGGATCCGCGCGGCAACTTTCCTAAAGCTGGCTGCTCCGCGATCGATGCCCGAACAGGCGTCCTCCCAGGAGAGTCACCGCGAGCCGGTCCGCCCCAGCTGGCTCGCCCGCTGCCGCCTCCCCCTACCCGGTTCGGCTGCCGCCCCCGCTCACCTTCACGCGGTTGAGCCCAGCCTCCAGCCGGAGCTGTTGAACCACCTTCTTCATAGCGGCGACGCTGGAGGAACCAGACATGGCGAATTCGAGGGCAGGGCCGACTCGTCGGTCAGAGGGTCGGCAGGTCGCGGGTCGGCCGGGCCAGACGACTGGGCAGCGCGCAGCGGGGGCGGGGCTCCGAACTTTGTCTCCAAGTTTCCGGTTCTGAGCTGGGTAACACAACCTTCGGTGCGCATGCGCGCCGCGCTTCACCTCTGGTTCTAACTCCTCGCCCTGCGGGAGCTCGAGCTTGAGGGAGCCCGAGAAGAAGGGGCGGAGCGGTCCCTGGGCGTGGTGTGGAGGCTCCGAGAGAGTCTGGCCGGATGCCGCACTCCTTGTTCCCACTCCGGGTAGGCTGACTTGGGAGAGGTAAGGAAGGAGCTGTGGTTAGCCGCCTAGACCAGAGGCTCATTGAAGAGGACCGGTGAGGGAAGTCAGACATTTGAAAGTCTCTAAAGCTCTAGTGACTGAGGAACCGGGAGGCCCCAGTTGTCCTCAGGGAGTTTGCGGCAGGAGttgagggagagaaggggataGCCCAGCGGAGGCGCAGGAGCCAGACTGCCCCGCGCGAGTCGCCCGCCCACCCGCGTAAGTCGTGTCCCGAGGTGACCCTTTGTCCAACGGCGTCCTCCGCCCGCTTCCCACCCGCGGACTCGGAGACTGAAAGGGGCGCGGAGCCCCTGTTACCCGCCCACGGGACCGGGCGGGCGGGGAAATGGGCGTTGGAGAAAAGAAGATCTCggaattttttgatttttgtcgCCTCTTAAACTCTCAAATCGGTTTTCTAGAAAAGGCTGTGAAGGAGCCAGGGTGCTGGCCGAAGATTACAGCTATCTCTGCCAAACCATCCCGTTGGAAGAATTCttactgtactttttaaaataaaacgtTTTTATGCTTCGGGAAAGtttgctcttttttatatttaagttttaattacTTAATGCTTGAAATTGAACCCCCAAGGAGTTTTTAGGAGAGATGGAGGATTTAACAAAATAGGCCCGCCAATGCATCTGTCATCGTGGAAACGTGTATTGTGTCATGACGCTTAAAACagttgttttctatttctgttaaaGTAAACCATCTTCGAAAACACTGATGTTTTCTGTAAACATGAATAATTTCAAcatgaatgcatttcaatttttttgtataGTGGGAATATCATGTATAATTTTCTCTGGGTCAACAAAACCGGATTTATCTACTAAATAGAATATCCGTCCTCAAAAATGTATAGCGTAAgtttagcattttatttaattcttagatGTAATAACTGGGGCTAGGAACCAGTTTTTGAATTCTGATTTTGCTACTTACTGTGGGATCCTTGAGCAAGCCGTTTAAGCTTcactgagcctctgtttcctcattttgaaatgaaataaaaaaagttttctggAGTTGCTtctaagaatgaaatgaaattacataggtaaagaatatgaaaaataaatattatttttccctactagt
This sequence is a window from Marmota flaviventris isolate mMarFla1 chromosome 10, mMarFla1.hap1, whole genome shotgun sequence. Protein-coding genes within it:
- the Gng5 gene encoding guanine nucleotide-binding protein G(I)/G(S)/G(O) subunit gamma-5, with the translated sequence MSGSSSVAAMKKVVQQLRLEAGLNRVKVSQAAADLKQFCLQNAQHDPLLTGVSSSTNPFRPQKVCSFL